The Candidatus Methylomirabilota bacterium genome includes the window GAAGTTCACCGTCTCCAGCACCTCGCGGCGGAAGGCGCGGTAGCCCGTGTGGTACTCGGAGAGCCGGAGCCCGAACACCCGGTTCTCGAGCCCCGTGAGGAACCGGTTCGCGACGTACTTCCACCACGGCATCCCCTGCGCGAGCGCCGAGCCCGTCTTGAGCCGCGAGCCCAGCACCACGTCGGCCTCCCCCCGCACGATCGGCGCGATGAGCTGCGGGACCAGCCGCGGATCGTACTGATAGTCCGGGTGCACCATCACCACGATCTCGGCCCCCGCCCGCAGGGCCTCCGCATAGCACGTCTTCTGGTTCGCACCGTAACCGTAGTTGCGGTTGTGGACGAAGATCTCCAGCCCGAGCTGGCGCGCCACGTCGAGCGTGGCGTCCGTCGAGCCGTCGTCCACCAGGATCACGAGGTTCACCGTGTCCTTCGGCAGCTCCTCGTACGTCATCCGGAGCGTCCGTCCGGCGTTGTACGCCGGCATCACCACCACGACTTTGGGTTCGGTCTTCATGGCTGCGCTCTGCCGGTCGCAAAGCGGGTGCCAGCGGTGGACCTCCGGGATCTCGCGCACTTCCGTCGAGCCGCGCTTCCAGAAATGGACAAAGTGGGCGCCACGGTGTGCCGAGAATTGTCAGCCGCGCGCGTGGGGCGGATAATGTCGGCGATGCGCGACCTCTTCTATCTCAGCGACAAGCAGCGCCAGGTGCGCGACCTCGTTCGCGCACTCGCGCGGGGGCGGATCGCGCCGCGGGCCGCCGAGGTGGACGAGACGGAAGCGTATCCGGCCGAGCAGCTGCGGCTCCTCGGCGAGCAGGGGCTCATGGGGCTCTACATCCCCGAGGCCTACGGCGGCACGGAGATGGGCGCGCTCGCGTTCGCTCTCGCGGTGGAGGAGATCGCCTGGGCATGCGCGTCCACGGGCGTCCTCTTCCTCGTGCAGTACGCGGGCGGGTTTCCCATCGTCGCCGCGGGGACGGAGGCGCAGAAGCGCCGCTACCTGCCGCGCCTCGCGTCCGGCGAGATCACGGCGGCCTTCTCGCTCTCCGAGGCCGGCTCCGGCTCCGACGCCGCGGCCCTCGCGACGACGGCGGTGCGCACGGGCGACCGCTATCTCCTGAACGGCAGCAAGATGTGGGTGACGAACGGTAGCCGCGCGGGCGTCATCACCCTCTTCGCGACCGTGGACCGCGGCCGCGGCAAGTACGGCGTGACCGCGTTCCTCGTCGAGCCCACGTTCCCCGGCTTCGCCCTCGGCAAGCTCGAGAAGAAGCTCGGGGTGCGCGGCTCGCCGACCGTCGCGCTCCACCTGACCGACTGCGAGGTGCCCGCCGAGAACCGGCTCGGCGAGGAGGGCGACGGCTTCAGGCTGGCGCTCCGCATCCTGGACGGCTCGCGTCCCGCCGTCGGCGCCCAGGCGGTCGGCATCGCCCAGGCCGCGCTCGACGCCGCGGTCGCGTACGCCAAGGAGCGCCGGCAGTTCGACCAGGCGATCGCGGCGTTCCAGGGGATCCAGTTCATGCTCGCCGACATGGCGATGCACGTGCACGGCGCCCGGCTCATGGTCCACCACGCGGCGGCGCTCCTGGACCGGGGCGCCCCGCGCACGGCGCTCGAGTCGTCGCTGGCCAAGTGCTTCGCGGGCGACGCCGCGATGAGGGTCGCGACCGACGCGGTGCAGGTCTTCGGGGGCTACGGCTACACGCGCGAGTACCCGGTCGAGCGCTTCATGCGCGACGCGAAGATCACGCAGATCTACGAGGGCACCAACCAGATCCAGCGTGTCGTCGTCGCCCGCGAGCTCCTCCGCGGGTAGCCGGGCGTTTCGGTCATTGACGACGCCCCGCCCGAGTGATAGGTGTCTAGACATCCTGACAGCGGGAGGCCCGTCGACGTGAACTATCGTCCAGGGATTCCGCGGTACCTCCAGATCGCCGACGCCGTCCGTCACGACCTGCGCGGCGAGGGCGAGCGCATCCCGTCCGAGCATGCGCTCTGCAAGCAGTTCAAGGTGAGCCGGCCGACCGTCCGCCAGGCGCTCGACGTCCTGGTGGAGGAGGGGCTCCTCTACCGGCACGCGGGGCGCGGGACCTTCTCGACGCCGTCGGGCGCCTCCGACCGCAAGCTCCGGGTGATCGGCTCGGTCGGCGACATGATCGCGCTGGGCGACGAGTCGTGGTTCAAGCTGATCGCGCGCGAGATCGTGCCCGTGCCGGCCAACATCGCGCAGGCGCTCAAGCTGCCGCCCCGCTCGTCGGTCTACCGCATCAGCGGCGTCCGTCACGCGGACGTCGGACCCTTCCAGCACGTGACCGCGTACATGCCGCTGACGATCGGCACGGCCCTCTCCGACGAGGACCTCTCCAAGACGTCCCTGATCGGCGCGATCGAGCGCGTGCTCGGCGTGCCGATCAAGTCCATGGAGCAGGTCGTGGACGCGGTGCTGGCGCCGCGCCAGATCGCCGAGCTCCTGCAGCTCCGGCCGCGCTCGCCGCTGCTCCTCTTCGAACGCACCTACTTCGCCGCCGGCGGCGAGCCCGTCGAGTACGCGATCACGTACCAGACCGGGCGGCGCTACCCCTATCGCCTGGTCCTCTCGCGCGCCGAGCGGCGGAGCTGACGCATGGCGTACCGGATCGGGTTCGACGTCGGCGGGACGTTCACCGACTTCGTCCTCCAGTCCCCGTCCGGGGAGCTCCTCACCGCGAAGCGGCTGACGACCTACCCGGACCCGTCGGAGGCGTGCCTGGCGGGCCTCGACGGGCTGGTCGCGCAGGGCGGCGTGACCTGGCGCGACGTCGCCCAGGCGGTGCACGGCACGACCCTCGGCTCGAACGTCGTCATCGAGCGCAAGGCGAGGGGCGTCGGGCTCCTCACCACGCGCGGCTTCCGCGACGTGCTCACCATCGGGCGCGAGAAGCGCTACCAGGTCTACGACCTCCAGATCGAGAAGCCGGCGCCGCTGATCCCGCGCCGCCTCATCGGCGAGGTCACGGAGCGGATCCTGGCGGACGGGAGCGTGCGGACGCCGCTCGACGAGGCCGACGCGCGCCGCGCGATCCGGGAGCTCGCGGCCCGCGGCGTGCGGACCCTGGCGATCTGCCTGCTGCACGCGTACCTGAACCCGGCGCACGAGAAGCGGCTCGCCCGGCTCGTCGCCGACGAGGCGCCGGACGTCGCGGTCACGCTCTCGCACGAGGTCTCGCCGACCTTCCGCGAGTACGAGCGCACCTCGACGACGGTCGTGAACGCCTACGTCATGACGGCGGTCCGCGAGTACCTCCGGGCGCTGGCCGCCGCCATGCGCGAGCGCGGCTACGGCGGCCGGCTCTTCGTCATGCAGTCCTCGGGCGGCGTCGCGACGGCGGAGGCGATGCAGCGCTACCCGGTGCGGATGATCGAGTCGGGCCCCGCCGCGGGCGCCCTAATGGCGGCGGTCTACGGCGAGCTCACCGGCCACCGCGACCTGATCGCCTTCGACATGGGCGGGACGACGGCCAAGCTCGCGCTGATCGAGAAGGGCCGGCCATACACGACGACGGCGTTCGAGCTCCACCGCGTGAACAACGCGCCGGGCAGCGGGCTGCCGATGAACATCCAGGCGCTCGACCTCGTCGAGATCGGGGCGGGCGGCGGCTCGATCGCGCGGGCCAGGCTCGGTGTGATCGCCGTCGGGCCGGAGAGCGCCTCGTCCACGCCCGGCCCGGTGTGCTACGGCCGCGGCGGTGCGGAGCCGACGGTGACCGACGCCGACGTCGTCCTCGGCTACATCAACCCCGACTACTTCGCCGGCGGCTCGCTCAAGCTCCGCGCGGACGCCGCGGCGCGGGCGATCGAGGAGAAGCTCGCGCGCCCCCTCGGCCTGCCGCTCGCGGAGGCCGCGTGGGGCGTCCACGCGATCGTCAACACCAACATGGAGCTCGCGACCCGCGTCGTTTCCATCGAGCGCGGCCGCGACCCGCGCGAGCTGACGTTCGTCGCCTTCGGCGGCTCCGGCCCCGTGCACGGCTGCCGTCTCGCGCAGGCGCTCGGCGTCCCCCGCGTGATCCTGCCCGCGGCGGCCGGCGTCACCGCCGCGATCGGGCTCCTCGCCGCGGAGGTCAGGTTCGACGTCGCGCGGACGTACGTGCGCCGGATCGACGCCGCGGACCCGGCGCGGCTCACGGCGATGTACGACGAGATGGCGGCGCAGGCGCTCGAGGTCGTCCGCGAGTCGGCGGTGGCCGGCGACGTCACGCTGGCGCGCGCGGCCGACGCGCGCTACGTCGGCCAGGGCTACGAGCTGACGGTGCCCGTGCCCGCGGGCGCGCTCGACGCCGCGGCGCTCGCCCGCGTCCGCGCGGCGTTCGACGAGGTCTACGCCGCGCGCTACGGCTACGCGAACCCCGCCGAGCCCGTCGAGGTCGTCACCTGGAAGCTCTCCGCGGTCGGCGGCTCGCCGCGCATCGCGCTCGCCAAGGCCGCCGCGCGCGGCGGCGACGGCGCGCCGAAGGGGACGCGGCGCGCGTACTTCCCGGAGGCGCGCGGCTACGTGGACACGCCGGTGTACGACCGCTACGCGCTGGCGGCCGGCGCCCGCGTCGAGGGGCCGGCGATCGTCGAGGAGCGCGAGTCCACGACGGTGCTCCCGCCCGGCGTGGCGGCGACCGTGGACGAGTACGCGAGCCTCGTGGCGGAGCTCGAATGAGCGCGCTGGACCCGATCACCCTCGGCGTGATCTGGGGCGCGCTCCAGTCGATCGCCGTCGAGATCGGCACGACCGTCCACCGGACGGCGTACTCGGAGCAGGCGCGCGAGGGCCAGGACTTCTCCGTCGCGGTGTTCGACCCGCGGGGCCGCATGGTGGCCCAGGGGCCCTACTCGCCGGGCCACATGGGCGCGATGTCGTTCGCCGTGAAAAACGCGCTCGCGGCCCATCCGGTCGAGACGCTGCGCCCGGGCGACGCGATCCTCCTGAACGACCCGCTGCTCGGCTCGGGCCACCTCCCGGACTTCTTCGTCACGCAGCCCGCGTTCCACGCGGGCGCGCTCGTCGGCTTCGCCGTGAACATCCTCCACCACACGGACGTCGGGGGCCAGCGGCCCGGCAGCCAGGGCGTGGAGGGCGTCTTCGACTACTTCCAGGAGGGGCTTCGCATTCCGCCGACCAAGGTCTGGCGCGAGTACCAGGAGGACCCCGGCGTCGTCGCCATCATCGCGGCCAACACGCGCACCCCCGAGAAGGTCCTCGGCGACCTGCGGGCGCAGCGGAGCGCGCTCAGAGTCGGCGAGCTCAGGCTCCAGGAGCTCGCGGCGCGCTACGGCCGCGACACGCTCGCCCGCGCGATGGACGAGATCATCGAGCGGACGGAGACGAACATGCGCGCGGCGATCCGCGCGTTTCCCGACGGCGCCTACGCCTTCGAGGACTTCATGGACGACTGCGGGCCGGAGACCGCGCCGCTCCGCGTCGCCGTCACCGTGACGGTCGCCGGCGACTCGATGGTCGTCGACTTCGAGGGCTCGAGCCCGCAGACCGCGTCGGGCATGAACTCCTACATCAACTACACGCGCTCCTACTCGTACGCGGCGGTGAAGTGCCTCGCCGACCCGTTCGGCCCGATGAACGAGGGCGCGCTCCGGCCGATCACGGTGCGGGCGCCCGAGGGCTCGTTCCTGAACCCGCGGCCGCCGGCCGGCGGGGGACCGCGCGCGATCATCTGCTACCGGACGTTCGAGTCGGTCATCGGCGCCCTCGCCAAGGCCGTGCCCGACCGCGTCGCGGCGGCCGCCTCACACATGGCGAACCCGACCTTCGGGGGCTGGGACCGCGCGCGGAAGCGCCGGTTCGTCGCCTACGAGCTGGTGCTCTCGGGCACCGGCGCGCGCGCGACGAAGGACGGATGCGAGGCGATGTCGTGGGCGTTCAACGCCTCGAACATCCCGGTGGAGGCGCAGGAGGCGAACCAGCCGATCGTCGTCGAGCGCTTCGAGCTGATCCGCGACTCGGCGGGCGCGGGACGGTTCCGCGGCGGCTGCGGGATCCGGCGCGACATGCGCTTCCTCGCCGACGAGGGAAAGCTCACGAACCTCTCGGACCGCCAGAAGTTTCCGCCGTACGGCCTCTTCGGCGGCGAGCCGGGCCGGCTCGGCCGCACCGTGCTGAACCCCGGGCCCGGCGAGCAGGTCGTCCACGGCAAGGCCTCGCGCGAGTTCGCCTACGCCGACGTCCTCTCCTTCCAGCAGTCGGGCGCGGGCGGGTACGGCGACCCGTTCGAGCGCGAGCCCCGCCGCGTGCTCGAGGACGTGCTCGACGACTACGTGTCGGTCGGGGCCGCGCGGCGCGAGTACGGTGTCGTGATCGCGGGCTCCGGGATCGACCTCCGGGTGGACGAGACGGCCACACGCGAGCTCCGGAAGAAGGTGCGGGCATGATCCGCTTCACCGCGGAGCAAGAAGACTTCCGCAGGGCCGTCGCGCGGTTCGTCGACGCCGAGGTGGCGCCGGCGGCCGAGGCGCTCGACGAGCGGGCGGAGTTCCCGGCGAAGCTCTTCAGGCGCCTGGGCGAGCTCGGCTACCTCGGCCTCCGCTACCCGGAGGCCTACGGCGGCGCCGACGCCGACATGGTGACCTACTGCCTCTTCGCCGAGGAGCTGGCGCGCGGCTCGCTCTCGGTGGCCGCGGCCGCCGCCATGCAGTCGCTCATGGGCACGCACTTCATCTACAAGTACGGCTCGGAGGCGCTCCGCCGGAAGTACCTGGTGCCCGCGCTGCGCGGCGAGCTGGTCGCGACGTTCGCGCTCACGGAGCCGAACGCGGGCTCCGACGTCGCGAACATCACCACGCGCGCCGAGCGCCGCGGCGACCGCTGGGTCCTGCGCGGCGGCAAGACCTGGGTGACCAACGCGCCGGTCGCCGACGTCCTCACGGTGGCCGCGAAGACCTCGGCCGAGCGCGGGATGAAGAACATCGCGCTCTTCCTCCTGGACCGCGCGACGATGCGCGGGATCGCGCTCGGCAAGAAGATCGAGAAGATGTCGGTGCGCGCCTCGGAGACGGGGGAGATCCTGCTCGAGGACGTCGAGGTGCCGGCCGAGCACCTGCTCGGCGGCGAGGGCGGCGGCGTCGAGAAGATCGGCGGCATCCTGTCGGAGATCCGCGTGATGACCGCCGCCATCTCCGTCGGCCTCGCGCGCGCCGCGTACGGGGCGGCGCTCGCCTACGCCCGCGAGCGCCAGGCGTTCGGGAAGCCGATCGTCGAGCACCAGGCGATCGCCTTCAAGCTCGCCGACATGCTCACCGAGCTTCACGCGGCGACGCTCCTGACCTACCAGGCCGCGGCGCGGCTCGATGCGGGGCTCCCGCTCACGCGCGAGGCCGCGATGGCGAAGCTCGTCGCCTCGGAGATGGCCGTGAGGGTCACCGACGAGGCGGCGCGGATCTTCGCCTCGTACGGCCTCGCCATGGAGTACCCGGTGCAGCGCTACTTCCGCGACGCGCGCTTCCTCCTGCCGGGCGGTGGGACCTCGGAGATCCTGCGCCTGGTGATCGGCCGCGACCTCGACTGGGACCGGGGCCAGGCGTTCGCATGAGCGGCGAGGTGCCGCCGCGCGGGCGCTGGTGGGAGGACTTCACGGTCGGGGAGGCGCTCGTGACGGGTCGGCGCACCGTGGAGGCCGGCGACGTCTCGCGCTTCGCCGGCCTCACGGGCGACTTCAACCCGCTGCACACCGACGCGGAGTTCGCGAAGACGACGCCGTTCGGCGCGCGTGTCGCGCACGGGATCCTGACGCTCGCGGTGTCGAACGGCCAGCAGAACCTCGCGGGCTGGTTCGAGGGCACGACGCTCGCGCTCCTGGGCCTCGACCGGCTCCGCTTCACCGCGCCCGTGAAGTTCGGCGACACCGTGCACACCGAGATGACGGTGAAGGAGCGTCGTGAGGCGCAGAAGCCCGACCGCGGTGTCGTGATCTTCGACGTGACCGTGAAGAACCAGCGCGGCGAGGCGGTGTGCACCTACGAGGAGAGCGTCCTCATGCGGAGGCGGCGATGAGGCGAGTGGCGCTGGTCGGCGCGGGGGTCTCGAAGTTCGGCGTGCGCAAGGCGAGCTACCGCGACCTCATCTGGGAGGCCGGCAAGGCGTGCTTCGACTCCGTGCCCGCCGTGAAGCCGAAGGACGTCGAGGGGCTGGTCGTCGGCTCCGTCATGCCGGAGCGCACGGCCTTTCAGTCGCACATCTCCTCGATGGCCGCGGAGGCGCTCGGGATCAGGCCAAGCGCGCTCAGCGCGCGCACCGAGCACATGTGCGCGTCGGGCACGGTCGGCATCCGCTACGCCTACGCGTTCATCGCGGCGGGGCTCGCGGACCTCGTCATGGTGCTCGGCGTCGAGAAGCTCAACCAGCCGGCCGGCGAGGAGGCCATCCTCAACATGGGGACGGGCGTGGACCGCGAGTGGGAGGCCGCGTTCGGCCTCACGGCCCCGCCGTGCTTCGCGCTCGCCGCGCAGCGGCACATGGCCGAGTACGGCACGACCGAGGAGCAGCTCGCGCTGGTCGGCGTGAAGAACCACACCCACGCCATGAAGAACCCGAACGCGCACTTCACCAAGGGCGCGACGCTCGACCAGGTGCTGTGCTCGCGGATGATCTCGACGCCGCTGCGCCTCTACATGTGCTCGCCGATCACCGACGGCGCCGCCGCGGTCGTCCTCGCGTCGGAGGAGCGCGCGCGCGCGCTGACCGACACGCCCGTCTGGATCCGGGGGACCGGCCAGGCGCTCGACGGCTTCCAGCTCTCCTCGCTCCACGCGGACTACGCGCACTGGCCCGCCCTCAAGCGCGCCGCCCAGGCCGCGTACCAGATGGCGGGCGTCGGGCCGCACGAGATGGACCTGGCCGAGGTCCACGACTGCTTCGCCATCGCGGAGCTGATCGCGTACGAGGAGCTCGGCTTCTGTCACAAGGGCGAGGCCGGTGCGTTCGTCGCCGAGGGGCGGAGCGACTACGGCGGGGACGTCGTGGTGAACCCGCGCGGCGGGCTGATCGGCTGCGGGCATCCGCTCGGCGCGACCGGCGTCGCCCAGGCCGCCGAGGTCTTCGCCCAGCTCCGCGGCGAGGCGGGCGCGCGTCAGGTCCCCGGCGCCGCCGTCGGGCTCACCCACAACAACAGCGGCATGGGCGAGCACGTGGTCATGATCTACGGGAAGGAGCCGGCGTGACCACGTCCGTCGCGGTGCTCGGCGCCGGGCGGATCGGGCGCCAGATCGCGCTCGCGTTCGCCCTCGGCGGCCACCGCGCGCTCCTTATAGATCTGAAGGCGCGCGCCGGCGCCGAGCGCGCCGCGCTCTTCGCCGACGTCCGGCGGGAGCTCGCGCGCGACCTCGCGCTGATGGGCGAGGAGGGCGTGCTCGGCGGCGGGGACGCCGCCGCCGTCCTCCGGCGCATCGAGGACCGGGCGGGCCTCGACGGGCTCGCGGGCTGCGCCTTCGTCCAGGAGGCGCTGCCCGAGATCCCCGAGCTCAAGCGCGACGTGTTCCGGCGGCTCGCGGGGCGGCTCGCGCCCGACGCGGTCCTCGCCTCCACGAGCTCGACGATCTCGCCCGCCCACCTCGTGGACGCGGTCGAGCGCCCGGAGCGCTTCCTCGTCGCCCACTGGCTCAACCCGGCGCACATCATCCCGCTCGTCGAGGTGGTCCCGAGCGCGCGGACGTCGGCCGGCGTCGTCGCGCGCACGCTGGCGATCCTCGAGCGGCTCGGCAAGGTCCCGGTCCGCTGCGGCGACTCACCGGGGTTCATCGGCCCGCGGCTGCAGGCGCTGCTCATGAACGAGGCCGTGCGCCTCGTCGAGGAAGGCGTCGCGACGCCCGAGGACGTCGATCGCGCGTTCAAGGCCGGAATGGGCTTTCGCTACGCGCAGGTGGGCATCTTCGAGTTCATCGACTGGGGCGGCGTGGACATCCTCCACCGCGCGAGCGCGTTCCTCGCGACGGCGCTCGGCGACGCCCGGTTCAAGCCGGCGCGGCTCGTCGAGGAGAAGATGGCGAAGAACGAGCTCGGGCCCAAGACCGGGCGCGGTTTCTTCGACTACGCGGGCGAGAAGCGCGACCGCTTCGAGAGCGAGAAGATCCGCGCGCTCCTGAGGCAGCTCCGAAGGGAACGGGCGGCGCCGTGATCCTCATCGAGCACGCGACCGTCGTCACCGTGGACCGCGAGCGGCGCGTCCTGCGCGACGGCTCCGTGCTGGTGGACGGCCGCGACATCGTCCAGGTGGACGTCGCGGCACGGGTGAGGCCGCCGCGGCCGCCCGACCGCGTCATCGACGGCCGGCGGCGCGTCGTGCTCCCGGGCTTCGTGGACGCGCACGTCCACCTGTCGGAGCACCTGAACCGCGGGCTCCTGCCGGACGACGTCCCGGTGGACCGCTATCTTCCCGACTGGCTGATCCCGCTCTACTCGGTGATGACGCCGGAGGAGGAGAAGTACGCGGCGCTCCTCGCCTGCATCGAGATGATCCGCACGGGGACCACGACCTTCTGCGAGGCGGGCACGCTCTTCGACGTCGCCGCCGTCGCCGACGCGGTCGAGCAGGCGGGCATGCGCGCGATCCTCGGCCGCTGGACGTGGGACCTCGCCGACGGCCCCGGGCGCATGAAGCAGACGACCGCCGAGGCCCTCCGGGCGAACGAGGCGATGCTCGCGGAGGTGCACGGGCGCGCGGCCGGGCGGATCGGCGCGTGGCCGCTGCTCCTCGGCTTCGGCGCGTGCTCGCCCGGCCTCATCCGGGGCGCCAAGGCGCTCGCCGACCGCCGCGGCGTCGGCTGGGGGATGATGCACCTGGCGTCGCATCCGTCGCGAAAGACCCGGGACAACATGCCGCTCAGCGAGCTCGATGAGCTCGGCGTCCTCGCCCCGAACGCGAAGCTCGCTCACATGGTGTACGTGGACGACGCCGACATCGGGCTGCTCGCGCGGCGGGGCGTCAAGATCGCCCACTGCCCGACCGCGGGCCTGAAGCACACGAAGGGGCTCGCCGCGCACGGCCGCTTCCCCGAGATGGCGGACGCCGGCGTCTGCGTCGCCCTCGGCGGCGACAGCGGCAACGGCTCGAACCACTTCGACATGCTGCGCATCATGTACCTCGTCGCGACCATCTATAAGGACGCGCGCCTGGACGTCTCCGTACTCCCGGCCGAGCGCGTCCTCGAGATGGCGACGATCCGGGGCGCCGAGGCGCTCCTGCTCGACGGGGAGATCGGCTCGCTCGAGCCGGGCAAGCGCGCCGATCTCGTCCTGTACGATCTCGACACGCCGGAGTGGCGGCCGCTCCTGAACCCGGTGAACAACCTGGTCTACGCGGCGAGCGGCGCGAGCGTGCGCACGGTGCTGATCGACGGCCGGATCGTCCTCGACGAGGGACGTCTCGCGACGCTCGACGAGCGGGCGGTGTACGAGCGCGTCGAGGTGCTGGCGCGGGAGCAGATCGCGCGTGCCGGCCTGCCGATCGAGTCGAAGTGGCCGGTGATCGCATGACCTACTTCCGGGCGCTCGATCCGTTCCCGCTGGAGTCGGCGGACCACACGAAGCTCCACGAGTTCTACACGCGGCTCGCCGGGGGCCGGCTCGCGACCACGAAGTGCCGCGGCTGCGGCCGGAGCGCGTGGCCGCCGCGCGGCTTCTGCCCCGAGTGCGGCTCGGATGCGTTCGACTGGACGGACCTGCCGGGCGAGGGCACGGTGCACGCGTTCACGGTGCAGGAGACGGGGCTCCCCGCGGGCTTCGAGGCGCCGCGCGTCTTCGCGATCGTGAACGTGGACGGCCACCGCGTCTTCTCGATCCTCACCGACGCCGACCCCGCGGCGGTGAAGCTCGGCCAGCGCGTGCGGCTCTCGCCCCTGCGCGTGGCCGACGACCCGAAGGGCAACCCGCGCTGGCTCCCCGCCTTCAGGGTGGTATGAATCCGGTACCGCGACTCACGGTGCGCGACGGACGGACCGGGACGGGTGATTCCGGTGGGGCACGGGCGTGGCGACAGCCCGGGCGCCCGTGCCCTGTCCCATGAAAATCCTGATCGCGAAGCCGGGGCTCGACGGCCACGATCGCGGCGCCAAGGTCGTCGCGCACGCGCTGCGCGACGCGGGCGTCGAGGTCGTCTACTCGGGCCTCAAGCGGACGCCCGACGAGATCGTGCAGGCGGCGATCCAGGAGGACGTGGACGTCGTGGGGCTGTCGGTCCTCTCGGGCGCGCACGTCCTGCTCGCGCGGCGCGTGCTCGAGGGACTCCGCGCCAACGGCGCGGACGACATCCAGGTGGTCGTCGGCGGGATCGTCCCGCCGCGTGACGTGGACGAGCTGAAACGGATCGGCGTCGCCCGCGTCTTCCCCATGGGGACGCCGCTGCCGGACATCGTCGCCGCGTTCAAGAATCCGCTCTGAAAGAGGATGGCCATGAAAGAGCTGCGGGCGCACGCGGGCTTTCCGATCAAGCCGGTCTACGGCCCCGAGGACGCGGCCGGCGTGGAGTTCGAGCGCGACATCGGCCGGCCGGGCGAGTACCCGTACACGCGCGGCATCCACCCCCACATGTACCGCGAGCGGCTCTGGACCATGCGCCAGTA containing:
- a CDS encoding glycosyltransferase family 2 protein; amino-acid sequence: MKTEPKVVVVMPAYNAGRTLRMTYEELPKDTVNLVILVDDGSTDATLDVARQLGLEIFVHNRNYGYGANQKTCYAEALRAGAEIVVMVHPDYQYDPRLVPQLIAPIVRGEADVVLGSRLKTGSALAQGMPWWKYVANRFLTGLENRVFGLRLSEYHTGYRAFRREVLETVNF
- a CDS encoding acyl-CoA dehydrogenase family protein — protein: MRDLFYLSDKQRQVRDLVRALARGRIAPRAAEVDETEAYPAEQLRLLGEQGLMGLYIPEAYGGTEMGALAFALAVEEIAWACASTGVLFLVQYAGGFPIVAAGTEAQKRRYLPRLASGEITAAFSLSEAGSGSDAAALATTAVRTGDRYLLNGSKMWVTNGSRAGVITLFATVDRGRGKYGVTAFLVEPTFPGFALGKLEKKLGVRGSPTVALHLTDCEVPAENRLGEEGDGFRLALRILDGSRPAVGAQAVGIAQAALDAAVAYAKERRQFDQAIAAFQGIQFMLADMAMHVHGARLMVHHAAALLDRGAPRTALESSLAKCFAGDAAMRVATDAVQVFGGYGYTREYPVERFMRDAKITQIYEGTNQIQRVVVARELLRG
- a CDS encoding GntR family transcriptional regulator; this encodes MNYRPGIPRYLQIADAVRHDLRGEGERIPSEHALCKQFKVSRPTVRQALDVLVEEGLLYRHAGRGTFSTPSGASDRKLRVIGSVGDMIALGDESWFKLIAREIVPVPANIAQALKLPPRSSVYRISGVRHADVGPFQHVTAYMPLTIGTALSDEDLSKTSLIGAIERVLGVPIKSMEQVVDAVLAPRQIAELLQLRPRSPLLLFERTYFAAGGEPVEYAITYQTGRRYPYRLVLSRAERRS
- a CDS encoding hydantoinase/oxoprolinase family protein, yielding MAYRIGFDVGGTFTDFVLQSPSGELLTAKRLTTYPDPSEACLAGLDGLVAQGGVTWRDVAQAVHGTTLGSNVVIERKARGVGLLTTRGFRDVLTIGREKRYQVYDLQIEKPAPLIPRRLIGEVTERILADGSVRTPLDEADARRAIRELAARGVRTLAICLLHAYLNPAHEKRLARLVADEAPDVAVTLSHEVSPTFREYERTSTTVVNAYVMTAVREYLRALAAAMRERGYGGRLFVMQSSGGVATAEAMQRYPVRMIESGPAAGALMAAVYGELTGHRDLIAFDMGGTTAKLALIEKGRPYTTTAFELHRVNNAPGSGLPMNIQALDLVEIGAGGGSIARARLGVIAVGPESASSTPGPVCYGRGGAEPTVTDADVVLGYINPDYFAGGSLKLRADAAARAIEEKLARPLGLPLAEAAWGVHAIVNTNMELATRVVSIERGRDPRELTFVAFGGSGPVHGCRLAQALGVPRVILPAAAGVTAAIGLLAAEVRFDVARTYVRRIDAADPARLTAMYDEMAAQALEVVRESAVAGDVTLARAADARYVGQGYELTVPVPAGALDAAALARVRAAFDEVYAARYGYANPAEPVEVVTWKLSAVGGSPRIALAKAAARGGDGAPKGTRRAYFPEARGYVDTPVYDRYALAAGARVEGPAIVEERESTTVLPPGVAATVDEYASLVAELE
- a CDS encoding hydantoinase B/oxoprolinase family protein; amino-acid sequence: MSALDPITLGVIWGALQSIAVEIGTTVHRTAYSEQAREGQDFSVAVFDPRGRMVAQGPYSPGHMGAMSFAVKNALAAHPVETLRPGDAILLNDPLLGSGHLPDFFVTQPAFHAGALVGFAVNILHHTDVGGQRPGSQGVEGVFDYFQEGLRIPPTKVWREYQEDPGVVAIIAANTRTPEKVLGDLRAQRSALRVGELRLQELAARYGRDTLARAMDEIIERTETNMRAAIRAFPDGAYAFEDFMDDCGPETAPLRVAVTVTVAGDSMVVDFEGSSPQTASGMNSYINYTRSYSYAAVKCLADPFGPMNEGALRPITVRAPEGSFLNPRPPAGGGPRAIICYRTFESVIGALAKAVPDRVAAAASHMANPTFGGWDRARKRRFVAYELVLSGTGARATKDGCEAMSWAFNASNIPVEAQEANQPIVVERFELIRDSAGAGRFRGGCGIRRDMRFLADEGKLTNLSDRQKFPPYGLFGGEPGRLGRTVLNPGPGEQVVHGKASREFAYADVLSFQQSGAGGYGDPFEREPRRVLEDVLDDYVSVGAARREYGVVIAGSGIDLRVDETATRELRKKVRA
- a CDS encoding acyl-CoA dehydrogenase family protein; the protein is MIRFTAEQEDFRRAVARFVDAEVAPAAEALDERAEFPAKLFRRLGELGYLGLRYPEAYGGADADMVTYCLFAEELARGSLSVAAAAAMQSLMGTHFIYKYGSEALRRKYLVPALRGELVATFALTEPNAGSDVANITTRAERRGDRWVLRGGKTWVTNAPVADVLTVAAKTSAERGMKNIALFLLDRATMRGIALGKKIEKMSVRASETGEILLEDVEVPAEHLLGGEGGGVEKIGGILSEIRVMTAAISVGLARAAYGAALAYARERQAFGKPIVEHQAIAFKLADMLTELHAATLLTYQAAARLDAGLPLTREAAMAKLVASEMAVRVTDEAARIFASYGLAMEYPVQRYFRDARFLLPGGGTSEILRLVIGRDLDWDRGQAFA
- a CDS encoding MaoC/PaaZ C-terminal domain-containing protein; its protein translation is MSGEVPPRGRWWEDFTVGEALVTGRRTVEAGDVSRFAGLTGDFNPLHTDAEFAKTTPFGARVAHGILTLAVSNGQQNLAGWFEGTTLALLGLDRLRFTAPVKFGDTVHTEMTVKERREAQKPDRGVVIFDVTVKNQRGEAVCTYEESVLMRRRR